tatattcgaCCTATTGTTAATTTGGTAATCACAAAATTTCAATCATGTTCAATTTTTGAGTCATATGTTTACCACAAGACGAGATTTACCTACACTGTACTAGTTTCCTCatcacgaaaaaaaaaaaaaaagaagtaaacaaattaaaggtgaaATGCATGACTTACAGAGATGATGAGATAGGATTCTGGAGAAATCTCGAAGAGAGTTCTGGATCTCCATCCATTGGCAAAGCTGAGTGCAAAGGGCTTGAAGTATTTCTTCACATCACTGATGCTTCTGAAAGGCTTCCTGCCCTTCCAGCAGAAAGGTAGGGTAGGGTCATCCCTAGCTTCTCTCAACGGCTTTCCTCTCAGTTCTTTCACCACCTGCAAGTACATACCACCGTTATTTATCGagactaaaagtttaagctgatAATGAGATTTGAATGGAGATATAGATGACAACTTACTGAATACAGAAAAGCTTCATATGGTTGGGAAGTGAAATAGCTGTAAGAGCTTCCACTATCAAACACTACAACCATATTCTTAGCCCCAGTACTTTTACCACCAAAAGTTAGCTCTGCAGGGCCCGGAGAGTAGTGCTTCCTGTCATATATCATCATCATTCATCATCGTAtcgaacatataatatataaacataaatatgcaattcaaCTATAAATTTAGATTTtcagttgagatggagcacatgttttaatttggtatcagagaaaaaaaaaaaaaaagactatggtccacatGTTGTTAGGAGTCCATCAGGAGTAATCagcaatataatgtataaatataagtgtgcaatccaactataatcttaaacttttagttgagatggaacacatgcttcaatttatatatatatgagaagtgCAGGTTATATTATTACGTGAAGTCTCGTGACATAGGTGTCCAGGTGATACGCGAGGCATCATAAACCTCGTCGCCCAAGAAGAGATAGCCTCCTCCTCGCCCACTCAAGCAGTGACCGATTACATTTCGCACCAGACCCTGACCCCATAGCTGTGTTACAACGCTGCTTTTTCCTCTCCCAAGCCCAAGTATTCCATCTAAAGGATGGTGCGAGGTACCTGGTACCTGATCATATCCACACCTGTTGATATAAAAAATCCACAACTTCTCAACCTTCTAAACCATTCAAGAAATAaaaggaatataatataatgtctgCAAAAGTTGTACAAGCTGATCTCTTCTAAGACTAGAGAAATTGGCAGTCACGACCTGCTAAGAGTGGGTACTGGGTAAACCCTATTGCCCAAACCCTAGCCAGCAAATGATATGATCACAGTGTGTTGGATAAGCAAGCTAGGTTATTAATAGTTGACCAGTTTAAACCAGCCACTACCAGAGGGTGTACCCTAAAGTAAACCCCACAATTCACCAAGAAAATATCACAAAGGAATAAACAAACCTAGGTTATCCATTGACTTGTTCAAcccaagaaagtcaataaacaAACCTAGGTTACCCATTGACctgttcaaaccaagaaagtcaatataGGTGACTTTCAGTAAGAATCAGAACTTGTAACactgtggttaccaagtcaataatGTGACCAACTCCCGTGGATCTTGACATGGGTTAAAAGAGAATAACATATCAGGTGTTATCAATAGCACAGACATCAGAGAGCAGAGAGACAATTATGCAATGCAAGATAGATATACTGACCCTAGAGCCAAATGAGGCTTAATCTTGACACCATTGGTGAGGTTGAGATGAAAAACATCATTAAGCAAAACACCCAGGGATGAACCTCCATCTGCATACTCAACCTCATAGTCACATTGCTGTGGATCCTCACACGTGTAGTCCCCCAAATGCAAAGAGGCACAAAGGGGATCCTTGCAAATCACAAGGTCATTGTTGGGCTTGTAGTAAGGGTGAGGTGCCTgcagaataaatatatatagaaacccattgaagaatttaatttgtaactgagacataaaaagaaacaaatcTGTAACTGAGCCATATTTCTTATCAATCATTCTTCATTCTGTGAACAATCTGTGTATGTAAATGTGatgaaattaaagattttacCCTTGTGCAATGGACACAAGGAGCGTCGCATTGAAGCCATGTAAGGTCACTTCCCGTATCAGGATCAACAAAATAGGGCCTTGGAGGATTCCCTATATCCACTTGGGCAAAGTAAAATCTACAAAAACATATTTAGATTAGAACCACACATTCATAAAAATGCAACATTGGGCAATTCATGTTCTTTCCTAACATAAAATCTCAAAGAATCAATCAAACAGTAAACGAATTTGCTCCACTATCCTGTCGGACCGAAACGTGGAGTCCTAAAGGCTAGAGATCGAACTCCGTCTTTTGtagaaaagtaaaagaaatcacTACATTCTAGGTCCTATCGGACCAGACGTGGGGCCTTGAAGGCTAGAATCGCATACCGGTTTGGGTAAACGTTGCCCTACAGCGGCAGAACAATCAAAGACGGCCCACCCCGGCTGTACACTGGGGATGGGGTAGATGACGATGACGAGGCTCTATCGGAGCCAGAAAACGGCAGTTTCCACCATTTCTGATGGCGACTTTTGTAGACaagtaaagaaaattactaCATTCTATGTCCTATCGGACCAAATGTGGGGCCTTGAAAGCTAGAATCGCATATTCGTTTGGATAAACGTTGCCATACAGCGGCAGAACAATTGACGACGGCCCACCCCGGCTGTACACcggggatggggacggggatgACGACGACGACAAGGCTCCATCGGAGCCCGAAAACGGCCATTTCCACCATTTCTAGACaagtaaagaaaattactaCATTCTATATCCTATCAGACCAGACGCTGGGCCTTAAAAGCTAAAATCGCATACCCGTTTGGATAAACGTTGCCGTACAGCGGCAGAACAATCGAAGATGGCCCACCCCGGCTGTACACCGGGGACAAGGACGAGGACGACGAGGCTCCATCAGAGCCCGAAGACGGCCATTTCCACCATTTCTGATGGCGATCAGGCGACCCGGCAGCCAAAGAAACCGCGACGACCATAAAGATCGCCGCCACCACCATCATTCTCCCACCCATCTCTCTCGATCAAGCAGTCAGACAAGGAAACAAAGCAGCAGACAACCTAGCCCGACAAGTAACAGAAGAAAATTTATGTTCCAAAATGGGTCCAATTCAATGAGGACCCTGTTCTTTGACTTATATATAAAGACTGGGATTCTTTGGAAAGGCTAGTAATTTACTTGAGAATGCAGGTTTAAAAGAGGTATATATCATTATCCGCATTATTCTTTCACTCCTTCATATTCTATTGGCGCCGCATTATTCTTAACTTTTCTTGTTAAATGTTTTTATTCTTTCCTTCCCTCCTTAGCAACAGTTGTGGATcatgggtcatggctgatactgcagttgtgttgaactgatattgcagttgagCGGAACAAAGGCATTTTCATGCGTCTGAAAGTGTAGTTGCGTTGAACTTATACTGCAGTTATGTCGAACAGATAACTGACttctgtttcgcgcaactgcagtttcctttcaacacaactgcagtattcgttcaacacaactgcagtatcagccatgaccatggtccacagtataatttgcgcctTAGCAAACACCAAACCGCAGTTCGGAAAAGTTAAGAATTAGTAACGGTACGGTTAGTTCTATCAACTAACTGCTACTCCGTACTGTGGTTATACCTATGATGTGATTATAAAAAGTGAGCTTTTTATGAAAAGTCTGCACAGCTCTTTGGTGTTCGTTCAATGTCGTTAAATTCCTGAACCACTTAGGCTTGTTTGGTGACTGAGAATtaacaaatacaaaataaaatataaatcacaTGATTTTCACATTTCACACGTATTATTATTAGCTTATatgattaattttgtttttctttttctagtggcacccggttacaCTCCTATATGGAATgaggtgggttcgagtctcagtaaaGATAAtatttgactctttgtgcttcagtagggaCGGTAATATGTTACCAATGTATATTTGTGTATTAGTGAAGTACAATGAGTAATCAATTTAAGTACAATATTGTTTGTGTCAGAAAATCAGAGACTCCCTCTCCATTACAAGGTTCGTTCTTTATACTGAAGGTGTAACAGACTCGGGTAATAATGGTAGGAGGAATAATGATGGGGAGCCGCTGAGTAATTCCCCTCTTCAATGTGTCGGAGTAATGCACTGTTATGTGGTTGTTTGACTTCTTCCTCGTGACAGCTTGCTTTCGGGTCGGGTGCTTTCctaattatcctgtcaccaatCCCCCTTACTCTGAGAGCCTAGTAGAGTCAACTAGGGAGTAATGATAGTGCAAATTTGTCATTTATCGAGTATCATATGCTACAGGCGTAGAGAAGCGAGgcgaataatttttttaaattatttattttttgaagccCTAGCCAGTCATGGCCAAGGCACCACCTTGGCCGATTGTGGCGTGGCCGAGGCCCGATTGTGGCCAAGGCACGGCCTCGGGCGATTGTGGTCGAGGTACGACCTCgactcagttttttttttttttactcattGTACTTCactaatacacatatatacattggtaacatatttaccgtcaagtaggttgagaaagtagttataaacagatatttcattataacagagtcaatagtactaaaaaaaagaagaagtcaattttaacttttgttTTTAACATATGAATTAATTGGGTAATCTTATTATCAAAGTTAATAATTCATCTAAATATATCATTATGATATAATCATTctatatcatcatcattataatatatcacctaaaatgatttaattaactcaaaatttgaaaataattgattatatagtaataaaataGGAGTCCAATCAACATTTtagtaatttgaaaataatatatttaggaGATTTTTGATACTTTTGAAACGTATAATTGTATAAACCtattatacaattattacaCTCGCATAACGTACCTTACCGGCGTTGACCTAATTGTGTATCCTTAACCCGCAAGTAATTACATATTTAGCACATCAATCAAATTCTTATTCattctcaaatatatatatatatatatatatatatatatatatatatatatatatcacaatatTTGTCATGAAAAGTACGCTAATAATTCAGTGGGTAGCGTGCAACGCAAGTGCattaattatttactaattGTTGGATATGGTACCACGGCCCATAAAGATAAAATGACCGAAATATATATGGCGGTCCAATTCATATACAAAGCCCAATCAGAATTGCAACTCAATCGGAGTTAATACCAGATAAAATATCTTGTTATGGAGTGTGATGTAAGGGATGACATAATATCTACCATAATGGAGTATGAGGTAAGGGATGATGTAACAATGGGTGGATTTTACACCTTGAACTTGAGGTTAATTACAAGATTAACCCTAAAattcacctataaataccctactCATTTCTCATTCTCACCATCCCAAAATCACTCACAAAATCTCCTTTCTCACACTAGTTCTCCTTCTTTATATCGAGAGAAGAAATCATACATTGTCTCTTCCTTGTTATATAAAAGATGttgtaatattttctttatagaaGAATACTTTCATTCTTGTTCGTGGTTTTACCCTATCGGGTTTTACCTATAGAGGTTGTGTTTCCTTGTTGATACTAATTCCTCTCTTATTCAATATTCATTTCTTATACCGTTTGTAGGAATTGATCTTGGTAGAGTGATTGTACATGTCTAGGAAAAACACTGGTCAAGACTTGGTATTTAAGTAGTCCGTTGGTGACTCACCTCTCTTATCCAGAAGTATTTTTCGGTGTACACTTCATAAAACTAGTATTGTTCTGCATTTggtattatttgagtatttcatATATTACTCGTAGAAATTACGGTAGTTTTCGCCAAGCCGTTGACTAGCCCATTAGTCACAAAACCAACACTAATCATACTCACCTAACCTCACTAAGTATATACCTAAAATGATTTAATTTactcaaattttgaaaataattgatTGTGTAGTAATAACATAGGAGTCCAATCAACATTTtagtaatttgaaaataatatatttaagatATTTTTGAAGCTTTTGAAatgtataaacatatataattattgcaCTCACGTAACGTACCTTACCGGCGTTGacctatttattttttatacaactGACAGTCTTGCACCTAAGCTACCTATATATGTTTTCATCAATTACATATTCTTACCTTGCAAGTAATTGCATATTTAGCACATCGATCACATTCTTATTCATAATATTCTCAAAATGTCTATGTATATCACAATATTTGTCTCATACCCAAACATttggagaattaaaaaaaaaaaaaaaaaaaaaaacatatatgtaGGGTATAGCACGACACGCACATTATGTGCATAGTGATTGATGTGTAATGCACATGCCCACTATatgtaaataattataattaattaggatCTAAATTTATACTTTAGTCATTTGAAAATCTTGGActaaagatatatattttttttgataatttaaaacataaatacatataattattattgtcattTATCTAACATTCACATAATCTTAGTGTCACATACCTAATGACTTAGCAGGAAAAGTATGCTAATAATTCAGTGGCTAGTGTACGTGCAATGCACGTGCCttatttactaatatttttattccttattGTATGTTCCATACAAAATCTACAAAACATATTCAGATCAGAACCGCACATATTCACTAacagtcaaacttgtaactttgtggttaccaagtaaAATCTACAAAAACATATTCAGATCAGAACCACACATTCATAAAAATGCAACCTTTGGCAATTCATGTTCTTTCCTTACATAAAATCTCAAAGAATCAATAAAACAGAAGGAAATTGCTCCACTATCATGTCCGACCGAAACGTGGGGTCCTGAAGGCTAGAGATCGAAATAATTATACTCTAGtcatttgaaaataattataattaattaggatCTAAATTTATACTTTAGTCATTTGAAAATCTTggactaaaaatattttttgataatttaaaacataaatacatataattattattgtcatATATCTATCATTTACATAATCTTAGTGGCACATACCTAATGACTTAGCAAGAAAAGTATGCTAATAATTCAGTGGCTAGTGTACGTGCAATGCACGTGCCTTATTTACTAATGTAGTATTTTTATTCCTTATTGTATGTTCTATACAAAATCTACAAAAACATATTCAGATCAGAACCACACTAATATGCAACCTTTGGCAATGGACACAAGGAGCGTCGCATTGAAGCCATGTAAGATCACTTCCTGTATCAGGATCAACAAAATAGGGCCTTGGAGGATTCCCTATATCCACTTGGGCAAAGTAAAATCTGCAACAACATATTCAGATCAGaatcacacacaaaaaaaaataaaaaaaaatacaaccttTGACAATTCATGTTCTTTCCTTacataaaatttcaaagaatCAATAAAATAGTAAAGGATTGAAATTGCTCCACTATCATGTCCGACCGAAACGTGGGTCTTGAAGGCTAGAGattgaaataattatactttagtcatttgaaaataattataattaattaggatCTAAATTTATACTTTAGTCATTTGAAAATCTTGGACTAaaggtatttttttaataatttaaaacataaaatatataacctataatataaataattatgattaataattataaattatatgtaAAGCAATTGATTGTGTAGTAATAATATAGGAGtcaaatcaatcaaaattttagtaatttgaaaataatgtaagagattttttaaatgtatcaatacataattatatattattacacTCACCTAACCTCACTAAGTATATACCTAAAATGATTTAATTAactcaaattttgaaaataattgattgtgtagtaataataacatataggagtcaaataaacattttagtaatttgaaaataatatatttaagatATTTTTGAAACTTTTGAAATGTATAAACATATACAATTATTACACTCGCATAATCAGTCTTATTAGCGTTGacctaattattttttatacaactGGCACCTACCTATTTATGTTTGTCATCAATTACGTATACTTACCCTATAAGTAATTACATATTTAGCACATCAATCACATTCTTATTCATTCTGAAAATATCTATGTATATCACAATATTTAATTATCTCATACCAAACATTTGGAGAATACGCTAATAATTCAGTGGCTAGCGTGCAATGTAAGTGTCTTCTTTACTAATGTATCATTCTACATCATCATTATAAGACATCacctaaattgatttttttagtattactgactttgttacaatgtagtatctgttcatacacctaaaatgatttaattaactcaaatttgaaataatagaTTGATTGCGCAGTAATAATATCgaagtcaaattaaaatattggtttaaaataactttattaagatatttttaaaaattttgaaacgtATAACGGACACAATTATTACATTGCCCAACCTTTCTAGCATGTACggcataattattttttacacAGCTGTCACCTACCTGCTATTATGTTCACAGTCACTTACATATTCCTATCATACGAGTAATTATGAAATTAGGAGGCAAGCTCAACTAAGTTGGTGAGACAGTTGGTTTAGTACCCATAATGTTTTAAGTTTGACTCTCCGTAGAAGTCGTCTATTGAGTTTCTTAGTTTGAGGCAGTTAACTATGGAcaacttaaattaatttacctccttgtgatcatTTATCATCTAAGATTACAATGCatacatatttagataattgTTGTAGGCTTTCCGGTAAATCAATgatgtaaaataattataatgagaATCCAAATTTGTATTGTTGTCACTTGAAAAGCATGTACTAATGatagataattatatttatgtaataTATTGTTATGATGCAGCGAGTTAACCACAGATTCAAAAATGAGAATCCAAATTTGTATTGCTGTCACTTGAAAAGCATGTCGTAACGatagataattatatttaggTAATATATTGTTATGACGCAGCGAGTTAACCACGGattccaaaaaatatatatttcgtGGACGgcaggattcgaacctgcgcgggcaaagcccacatgatttctagtcatgcccgaTAACCACTCCGGCACGTCCACAAGTGCATATTCTTTCTAAACATTATCTAATTAAACGATAGAAGATATTAGCATCAACCCCTTAAGTaggtaatttttaaatattttatggtATATTTTcctccttcaaaaaaaaaaaaaaaaaaaaaaaccttaggtttcaaattaaaatttttgtatttttgaaaataacatatatttaagatataaaaattttgaaccgtataaacacataattattaaactCACTTATCCTCGTTGGCATATACCTAATTATACTTTACACAATTGTTACATACGGagttacttatataattatTGCTAAATTATAAATTGTATGCAAAATGATTATAATTAGGATCCAACTTTATATTATTGTCAATTTAAAATAAGGTATACGTGTAATTATTACTCATGATTAGAGCTTAACAATTGGTGTAAAATGCACATGCCATTTTCCTAATGGGTTTTTattccttattttttattttatacaatatataacatatattaaaaataattatgtctagatatctttttttttggaaggtccacgaggtgtcctgagcaggCCCAATTATGTCTAGATATCTTTAGTACATGTTTTTCAAacgataaaaatataaattttgattttaattaggGATGAAAATGGACTAAATCAAGCTGAACTTTAGAAAATTGAGTCTGGACATTAGCCTTACTGCCAGAGGTAACAAAAATGTTGTAGTCCCAATAACAATGGCTATACAATTGGTACAATAAGGATCAGGAATCTTGGTCCAAAATGGAACAGTGCAGGCAAACTCGAGGGACTTGTTACGCTTGGACAACACACAACTGACAAATAACGACAATAACATATGCAAATCACGACATACGACAACTTGTGGTGCAAGTACGAGGTTTTGGGTTCAAATCTTATGAATGGAGCAACAGATCGATGTTATGAGAGCTCTCCCAGTTAGGGTCCAGTTGAAACTCGAGTATGAAAGGAACTATGTATTGAATGTTATTGATACCTCGCTTTCAGAGAACTGGGATTAAATGGCAGGGATAGCAAGGGATCCAATGTCAAGCAATCTTGGAAGTATCTGCAAAATCGAGGGAGAGAGAAATAAGGTAGAATGGTGCCAGTGACTTGTGTAAAGGCAGTCGTGAAGGAGCCTTACCTCTCCAAGTCGAGCATTGATTTTCAGAGGTACAAAATCATCGGCTCGTGTTGCACCGATATTTACAATTGCAGTGGCAGCACCAACCTCGTTTGCAGTTCTGTGCAACGAAATTTGAAGGTTTTACCATATTTCAAGACTTAAATGCACTCACCATGAGAAAGATGACAAAATAAATGAGCTCCCAGAAAGAATCAACATCTAAACTATAGCTTAATGCAAGCGAATGATGAAGCTGAAGCTAGGACGTATTTTTTCCTAACAAAAGTCCTATTAGCATGGGTAATTCTTTTTCCAGTATTAGTCCAATCCGCGTACCCTATGTAAAGATATTGGATCACATATCTTCGAAATCCAGATGCAAGTCTCCAAGAAGAGAAAATTTGAAACACTCTAGTTTTGGTTGCAAGAACTCAagtgataataaataaaaaatttcacctAATTAGCCGGAATGCAGACATGGTCATCATAGAAGAACCCAGTGCAACAAAAGCATCGCATTCCTTGGCAGCTAGCATTGCCGAATCAGCTCTCCCTTTGGGGACATTATCTCCGAAAAAGACAACCTGAAAATTGTCAACAATTAGAAATTTAACTAACCTCGATAGCATCACtgttaatgtatttttattttattaacttcAACGATGGCTAAAATCACCTCAACAACCTCAAAGTTCATACCTAACACGAACTAGAACAGTCCTTTGGAAAATGCTTTTTGGTTGAATTTATAAAGTTAACCCCCATTTTTCAATTGTGACCTTTAAGTCAGGTAAAATACGCATCTcgcaaataaaaaagaaaaatgacttaCATTCGGTTTCAGTAATCCATTGCATTTTGGGCAAACAGGAATATGGAAATCCTCCTCCCAGAATTTCTCATCAATCTCGATATCTCCATCAGGCCTTTGTTTCATTCCAAAACTCTTGTCCGACCGGCTGTCGTAGTCCAAACTTTCAATTGCCTCAGCCCACTGCACAATATGCGTTCTTCACTTAAGTTATAATCCCATACAGCAAGTAACGAAAATGAAGCAGTACGCCAGTACAAGTTGATATAACTTTAGAAATGAAATTCTTTGAATGATATAACAATATTGACAACACAAAAGTGGGGATAATCCTCCTACCTAATTTAAACCAAACCAAAAGTATAACTACTATTAATAATGTTTGGACCTAGTAAAATCACGGGATTCTAACATGCAGACCCAATTATATGCCGTGACTTATTTCCAATACAACGCAAGTAATTAAATACCAGAATGTTGCAGAGTACTAAGGCTTAGAAAGAATGTGCATGACCTTTAACTATTAATAAGTGTCTGCTGATAAATGAAAATTGTGGAGTAATTAAGAACTAAGGCAAATAGAACAATGGCTCGAGGCATGGGTCGAGTGATTAAATACTAAGGCGGGGAAATATAGATATTTGAGCGGgcaacaaaatttttttttgggtatgaCCGAGGTTTAAGGTCAGGCTGCATTCTTAGGGCTAGAATCCAAGACCTCTGGTTTAGCTGGAAGAGACCAACGTGaattttaatccaaataaaatagataaatgaATAATACCAAAAACTAACCTTTGGATTAAGAGCCTTCACTTGATCTTGAAATAGATCACGAGCTAGAGTATAACCACAATCCGTACAAATAACAGTATATACGGTACCATGCAATTCAAGTGGGTCACTGCCAGCACGATGATGCAGCctgaaatgaaaaatgaaatttttagtaCCGTAAGTCCCCTAATCAGTAATTATGCAAGTTGATAGAAAATCAGTCTTATAACCTGTCTACATTCTGTGTAATCATATAACTAATGTGGCCCGCGTTTTCAAGAGTACTTAATGCCATATGAGCAGCACTAGGCTGCGCTGCAGTGAACCGTCTCCAACCAGCATAGCTCCGTGCCCAATAACGTCTTCGAGCCCGAACTGAGCGGAGAAACTCCTGCATGTTGAAAACCAAGCAAGTCTAATTCAGAAATTCTAGTCAGGAAGCAGAgaatataaacatgtgaattacAAAGCAGAATTGTATAAGAAATTACTCAAATATAGAAACAAGCAAAACATGAACGAGGGAGAGTTGGAGAGAATGAAGAATGGTAAGAATCCAAGCTTTTCACAATCACACTAACAGAAACACACTATTTAAGATTTTCTCTTTATCATATTGAAGGTAGACTTGCATTAATTATCTTAAAGTCTTTAAGGGCTAAGAGAGGAGAGTGCCCTGTGCCTTGAGAGGAAGAAAAGTAGAAAACAGCACTTGAATGATAAAGAATTTACAAGACATGCCTTCAGATCACCTGGTGAGTAATCGGTTTGAAACCTGTGCTATATGCTCCATTTGGGCTGCCAATCGAGAATGAAAACAGTTAAAAGTAGTACGGTAG
This portion of the Ipomoea triloba cultivar NCNSP0323 chromosome 5, ASM357664v1 genome encodes:
- the LOC116021113 gene encoding aspartic proteinase Asp1, whose product is MGGRMMVVAAIFMVVAVSLAAGSPDRHQKWWKWPSSGSDGASSSSSLSPVYSRGGPSSIVLPLYGNVYPNGFYFAQVDIGNPPRPYFVDPDTGSDLTWLQCDAPCVHCTRAPHPYYKPNNDLVICKDPLCASLHLGDYTCEDPQQCDYEVEYADGGSSLGVLLNDVFHLNLTNGVKIKPHLALGCGYDQVPGTSHHPLDGILGLGRGKSSVVTQLWGQGLVRNVIGHCLSGRGGGYLFLGDEVYDASRITWTPMSRDFTKHYSPGPAELTFGGKSTGAKNMVVVFDSGSSYSYFTSQPYEAFLYSVVKELRGKPLREARDDPTLPFCWKGRKPFRSISDVKKYFKPFALSFANGWRSRTLFEISPESYLIISSMGSVCLGVLNGTEAGLHTYNLIGDVSMQDKMVIYDNEKSAIGWTRANCDRPPAPNLVFI
- the LOC116019026 gene encoding NAD-dependent protein deacylase SRT2, coding for MLVVPGKQTRISTELILPYSQNHTKTMAMTMRLSCRHLFHALRKEGEFLRIPFAGGVISTGRNGRFPSRLKWAVPCEISVKSVQTKAHIKFPQNSSGSKENAFLRDKKTVPYSDPPSRDDVNRLYELFDRSKKLVVLTGAGISTESGIPDYRSPNGAYSTGFKPITHQEFLRSVRARRRYWARSYAGWRRFTAAQPSAAHMALSTLENAGHISYMITQNVDRLHHRAGSDPLELHGTVYTVICTDCGYTLARDLFQDQVKALNPKWAEAIESLDYDSRSDKSFGMKQRPDGDIEIDEKFWEEDFHIPVCPKCNGLLKPNVVFFGDNVPKGRADSAMLAAKECDAFVALGSSMMTMSAFRLIRTANEVGAATAIVNIGATRADDFVPLKINARLGEILPRLLDIGSLAIPAI